The genomic window GAGGGTTCTGCCTAGTAGCGGTCGACGGCCGGGGGCTCCGGCGTGTCGAGCACGACGCCCGCGGTCTCCTCGAACAGGCGCGCCCAGGTGCCGTCCTCGTAGGCCTCCTCGAGCACGTCGTTGATGAACGTGCGGAAGGCGTCGTCGCCGAGCGGCACGCCGATGCCGTAGGGCTCCTCCGTGAAGGTGTCGCCCACGAGCTCGAACTCGCCCGGGTTCTGGTCGACGAAGCCCGAGAGGATGACGTTGTCGGTGGTCACCGCGACGACCTGGCCGTTGCGCAGCGGGTCGAGGCAGTCGCTGTAGGCGCCGGCGGCGAGCAGCTCGGCGCCGTACTCCTCGGCGATGGTCGCGGCCGGGGTCGAGCCCTCGACCGAGCAGACCGGCAGGCCCTCGACGTCCTCAGGACCCTCGATGCCCTCGGGGTTGCCCGCGGCGACGAGGATCGACTGGCCGGCCTCGAAGTACGGCCCGGCGAAGTCGATGCGCTCCTTGCGGGCGTCGTTGATCGTGTAGGTCGCCACGACCATGTCGACCTGGTCGGTCTCGAGGAAGGACTCGCGCACGGCCGAGACGGCCTCGCTCCACTCGATGTTCTCGAACGGGATGCCCAGCTCGGCGGCGACGAGCGCCGCGATCGCGACGTCGAAGCCCACCGGGCTGCCGTCGGGGCCCTGCAGGCCGAAGAGCGGCTGGTCGAACTTGGTGCCGACGCGGATCTCGCCCGCCTCGGCGAGGGCGGCCATCGTGGTGCCCTCCTCGAACTCCGGGTTCTCGGCGATCTCGAGGTTGTAGGGGCCGTCGCCGGTCGCCTCGCCGGCGCCCTCGTCGACGCCGCCGGGGCCCGCGCTGCCGGCCGGCGCGCACGCGGTGAGGCCGAGGAGGAGGGCCGCTCCCGCGGCCGTCAGGAGAGTGGTCTTATTACGTCGAATGCGCATGCGTACCCCTTGGTGTCGTATCGAATGTGATCGGTATGGAACGGTGCTGTGCCGGTGCGGCGGGAGGGAGGTCTAGTGGTTGAGGATCTTGGAGAGGAAGTCCTTGGCGCGGTCGCTCTTCGGGTTGTCGAAGAACTCGGCCGGCGTCGCGTCCTCGACGATGCGGCCATCGGCCATGAAGAGGACGCGATCGGCGGCCTTGCGCGCGAAGCCCATCTCGTGGGTGACGACGATCATCGTCATGCCGTCCTTGGCGAGCTGCACCATTACGTCGAGCACCTCGTTGATCATCTCGGGGTCGAGGGCCGAGGTCGGCTCGTCGAGCAGGATGAGCTTCGGGTCCATGGCGAGCGCGCGGGCGATCGCCACGCGCTGCTGCTGACCGCCGGAGAGCTGCGCCG from Microcella daejeonensis includes these protein-coding regions:
- a CDS encoding glutamate ABC transporter substrate-binding protein, translating into MRIRRNKTTLLTAAGAALLLGLTACAPAGSAGPGGVDEGAGEATGDGPYNLEIAENPEFEEGTTMAALAEAGEIRVGTKFDQPLFGLQGPDGSPVGFDVAIAALVAAELGIPFENIEWSEAVSAVRESFLETDQVDMVVATYTINDARKERIDFAGPYFEAGQSILVAAGNPEGIEGPEDVEGLPVCSVEGSTPAATIAEEYGAELLAAGAYSDCLDPLRNGQVVAVTTDNVILSGFVDQNPGEFELVGDTFTEEPYGIGVPLGDDAFRTFINDVLEEAYEDGTWARLFEETAGVVLDTPEPPAVDRY